The following are encoded in a window of Magnetococcales bacterium genomic DNA:
- a CDS encoding CHASE2 domain-containing protein, producing MEPHLQQQVASSSDASNKGSASCGPWAWRMRVVTLLFLGFLVLLQGVDPKPLAELRLRVFDTYQRFYPRTSEVTQVVILDIDERSMDRFGQWPWPRTRLADIVNRLKEMGAAGIGFNFVFPGRDLHSPHVMADDLKTLSEKSRQELYALPDTDAAFAHAMLGAPVILGQMVRYGSTTTATQASLQTNNIASMGGDALPFLSEVDGLIPNDAPFEKAAAGNGLLYVNPESDGIVRRVPLMVGMAQSIRPTFTLEALRVASGRRGTVAIVDQNQKIKGILVGGAPIPTDSQGQVWIHYGPVNPGRYFSVGDLLEGKLAPDLFQGRLVLVGSSAAGLQDIHAIPMQGQISGAEIQAQAIETILQGIALDRPGYALWLEQLLTTVMGLLLILLVSKMGVRFTTILFLSLSTLCGAGGAYAFHVHTLLLDPVFPVGANFLLLLFLGYRAFRQTELAKRLEQVARLEWERVAEVLEEKVQERTRELVISQNKLEKLVELGIALAMEHDIDRLLRRILEGGREIAPADRATLFLLTDENTLQFSHRTSTDTLPVSALPLHDPTTGKPNHHYVSVHVALTGKSVRLDDVYGDTGPFDVSGTLKFDAATNYHTQSMLVVPLMTREGDILGALQLINALDPTREKVVSFADDLVGFIESLASKGAVALHNLRLIEAQEKLFESIIKVLATSIDAKSPYTGGHCARVPELARLLAEAACRCDTGPFASFNMEKDAWKAFHLAGWLHDCGKVTTPEYVVDKATKLETVYNRIHEIRMRFEVLYRDAIIQAQQEHWARLGDSNPLPETLDASLATLREEFAFVAQCNQGGEFMDPESITRLKQIAGRTWQRHFSDRLGLSPPEQLHVQNIPESPLPAVETLLADKPEHIVPRADPTPYAAHPQFKVVVPEHLYHYGEIYNLSISRGTLTNEERFKINEHVIQTILMLEHLSLPKTMRSAVEMAGSHHETMVGTGYPCGLHRDEMSVQARMLAIADVFEALTAADRPYKPPKTLNQALRIMSFMRKDQHLDSDLFDLFLTSGVYRTYANLYLPASQQDAVNIRDYLSPAALAVEPR from the coding sequence ATGGAGCCACATTTGCAACAACAGGTGGCTTCTTCCTCTGACGCCTCGAACAAGGGGTCCGCCAGCTGTGGTCCGTGGGCCTGGCGGATGCGCGTGGTGACGTTGCTGTTCCTGGGGTTTCTCGTCCTCCTCCAGGGGGTCGATCCCAAACCCCTGGCGGAGTTGCGTCTCCGCGTCTTCGACACCTATCAGCGTTTTTATCCCCGCACGTCCGAGGTGACCCAGGTGGTCATCCTGGACATCGACGAACGCTCCATGGATCGTTTTGGTCAATGGCCATGGCCCCGGACCCGGCTGGCGGACATTGTCAATCGTCTCAAGGAGATGGGAGCCGCCGGCATTGGCTTTAATTTTGTTTTTCCTGGTCGGGATCTGCACTCTCCCCATGTCATGGCCGACGATCTCAAAACCTTGAGCGAGAAAAGCCGACAGGAGCTGTACGCCCTGCCGGATACCGATGCCGCCTTCGCGCATGCCATGCTTGGAGCGCCCGTCATTCTGGGGCAAATGGTGCGTTACGGTTCCACCACGACGGCAACCCAGGCATCCCTGCAAACAAACAATATCGCCTCCATGGGCGGAGATGCCCTCCCCTTTTTATCGGAGGTGGATGGTTTGATTCCCAATGATGCCCCTTTCGAGAAGGCGGCAGCCGGAAACGGCCTGTTGTATGTCAACCCTGAATCGGACGGCATCGTCCGACGGGTTCCTCTGATGGTGGGCATGGCCCAGAGCATCCGGCCCACCTTCACGCTCGAAGCGCTGCGCGTGGCCTCGGGTCGCCGGGGCACGGTCGCCATTGTGGACCAAAACCAGAAAATCAAGGGTATTCTGGTTGGAGGGGCACCCATTCCCACAGATTCCCAGGGGCAGGTTTGGATCCATTATGGACCTGTCAATCCAGGCCGTTACTTTTCGGTCGGTGACCTGCTGGAGGGCAAACTGGCCCCCGACCTGTTCCAGGGACGCCTGGTTCTGGTCGGTTCGTCGGCGGCTGGCCTCCAGGATATCCACGCCATCCCGATGCAAGGTCAAATTTCCGGCGCCGAAATCCAGGCCCAGGCGATTGAGACCATTCTCCAGGGCATCGCCCTCGACAGGCCAGGATATGCCCTGTGGCTGGAGCAACTCCTGACGACGGTCATGGGGCTGCTCCTCATTCTGTTGGTCTCCAAAATGGGCGTTCGCTTCACAACCATCCTGTTTCTCTCCTTGTCCACGTTGTGCGGCGCTGGCGGGGCCTATGCGTTCCATGTTCACACCCTGCTGCTGGATCCGGTCTTTCCGGTCGGCGCCAATTTTCTGTTGCTTCTCTTCCTGGGTTACAGGGCCTTTCGTCAGACAGAACTGGCCAAACGCCTCGAACAAGTGGCACGTCTTGAGTGGGAGCGCGTTGCCGAGGTTTTGGAAGAAAAGGTTCAAGAACGGACCCGCGAGTTGGTCATCAGTCAAAACAAGCTCGAAAAGTTGGTGGAGCTGGGTATCGCCCTCGCCATGGAACATGACATCGATCGCCTGCTGCGTCGCATTCTTGAGGGAGGACGGGAGATCGCCCCAGCCGACAGAGCCACTCTCTTTCTCCTGACCGATGAGAATACCCTCCAGTTTTCCCACCGGACCAGTACCGACACGCTTCCGGTGTCGGCCCTGCCCCTCCATGACCCCACCACCGGAAAGCCCAACCACCATTATGTCTCGGTCCATGTCGCCCTGACCGGCAAGAGTGTGCGGCTGGACGATGTCTACGGCGATACCGGCCCGTTCGATGTCTCCGGAACATTGAAGTTCGATGCGGCCACCAACTACCACACTCAATCCATGCTGGTGGTTCCCCTGATGACACGCGAAGGGGACATTCTGGGGGCTTTGCAACTCATCAATGCCCTGGATCCAACCCGTGAAAAGGTTGTTTCCTTTGCCGACGATCTGGTGGGTTTCATCGAGTCCCTGGCCTCCAAGGGAGCCGTGGCACTGCACAACCTGCGCCTCATCGAAGCCCAGGAAAAACTGTTCGAGTCGATCATCAAGGTCTTGGCAACCAGTATCGACGCCAAATCCCCCTATACCGGGGGCCATTGCGCCCGGGTTCCTGAACTGGCCCGTCTGCTGGCGGAAGCCGCCTGCCGTTGCGACACCGGGCCGTTTGCATCCTTCAACATGGAAAAAGATGCGTGGAAGGCCTTTCACCTGGCCGGCTGGTTGCACGATTGCGGCAAGGTCACCACTCCCGAATATGTGGTGGACAAAGCCACCAAACTGGAGACCGTCTACAATCGCATCCATGAAATTCGGATGCGTTTCGAGGTGCTCTACCGGGATGCCATCATCCAGGCCCAGCAGGAACATTGGGCCCGCCTGGGTGATTCCAATCCTCTACCCGAAACCCTGGATGCCTCTCTGGCCACTCTGCGCGAGGAGTTTGCCTTCGTGGCCCAGTGCAATCAGGGCGGCGAATTCATGGATCCGGAAAGCATCACCCGCCTGAAACAAATTGCCGGGCGAACCTGGCAACGTCACTTCAGTGACCGTCTCGGTCTCTCGCCTCCCGAGCAACTGCATGTACAAAATATTCCGGAGTCCCCCCTGCCTGCGGTCGAGACGCTGTTGGCCGACAAACCGGAACACATCGTCCCCCGGGCTGATCCCACCCCCTATGCCGCCCATCCACAATTCAAGGTCGTGGTTCCGGAGCACCTGTACCATTACGGCGAAATCTACAACCTTTCCATCAGCCGGGGCACTCTGACAAACGAAGAACGTTTCAAGATCAACGAACATGTCATCCAGACCATCCTCATGCTGGAACACCTCTCCCTGCCCAAAACCATGCGCAGCGCCGTGGAGATGGCCGGCTCACACCACGAAACCATGGTGGGAACGGGCTATCCGTGTGGCCTGCACCGGGACGAGATGAGCGTGCAAGCTCGCATGCTGGCCATTGCCGATGTCTTTGAAGCCCTGACCGCAGCGGACCGCCCCTACAAACCCCCCAAAACCTTGAACCAGGCCCTGCGCATCATGAGCTTCATGCGCAAGGACCAGCATCTTGACAGCGATCTTTTCGACCTCTTCCTCACCTCCGGCGTTTATCGAACCTACGCCAATCTCTACCTGCCAGCCAGTCAGCAGGATGCAGTGAATATACGGGATTATTTGAGTCCAGCGGCGTTGGCGGTCGAACCGAGATAA
- a CDS encoding efflux RND transporter periplasmic adaptor subunit, which yields MLRDARRTPVRFPVSLGWVVCCLLLAPTSWGWAALCDAPASRSSEAPLSVAPPQKSAEAPQRPDAARVGEENEEIRAQLTPRQRTVIGAEIPAKIVRINVAEGEAFTQGKVLVEFDCTLFQTRLRKAVAEVDAASKRVEVHSRLMELGSLSPLELELDQLELARNVAEVETQRAMVHRCRIYAPFAGHVISLQAQPFQYVTEGQHLLDILNNADLELAMIVPSRWLPRLTPGAAFTVHIDETGRDYPARVVRPVPQVDAVSQSIKVIARLDGHFPELISGMNGRIRFPADMGVTKP from the coding sequence ATGCTCCGCGATGCTAGGCGAACCCCTGTTCGGTTTCCCGTGTCTTTGGGATGGGTGGTTTGTTGCCTACTGCTGGCGCCGACCTCCTGGGGTTGGGCGGCTCTCTGCGATGCTCCCGCATCCCGCTCTTCGGAGGCGCCACTTTCCGTTGCGCCGCCACAGAAGAGCGCCGAAGCTCCGCAAAGACCTGACGCCGCCAGGGTCGGTGAGGAGAACGAAGAGATCCGGGCGCAACTGACGCCCCGACAACGGACGGTGATCGGCGCCGAGATCCCGGCCAAGATTGTACGTATCAACGTTGCCGAAGGGGAGGCATTTACCCAGGGAAAGGTGCTGGTGGAGTTTGACTGCACCCTCTTTCAGACCCGTTTGCGCAAGGCCGTGGCTGAAGTCGATGCAGCCAGCAAGCGGGTCGAGGTCCACTCGCGCCTGATGGAGCTGGGGTCGCTCTCCCCCCTGGAGTTGGAGCTGGATCAACTGGAGCTGGCGCGCAACGTCGCCGAAGTGGAGACGCAACGCGCCATGGTGCATCGCTGCCGTATCTATGCCCCTTTTGCCGGACATGTCATTTCCCTCCAGGCCCAACCTTTTCAGTATGTGACCGAGGGGCAGCATCTGCTGGACATTTTGAACAATGCCGACCTGGAACTGGCCATGATCGTCCCCTCCCGCTGGCTCCCCCGGTTGACGCCTGGCGCAGCGTTTACAGTCCATATCGATGAGACCGGTCGTGATTACCCGGCCCGGGTGGTGCGTCCTGTTCCCCAGGTGGATGCCGTCAGCCAATCGATCAAGGTGATTGCCCGGTTGGATGGCCACTTTCCCGAACTGATTTCGGGCATGAACGGGCGCATTCGTTTCCCAGCCGACATGGGGGTGACCAAACCGTGA
- a CDS encoding biotin/lipoyl-binding protein: protein MTTLPPLREELHLFPGPRTRAHAPTWTIHDPASNHYFRIGWREFEILSRWNMGGAEQIAARTSLETPLHVRAEQVLEVARFLTAHNLVRIQGRSDLARLRRQSAGTKQGWLQVLFHAYLFFRIPLLRPDRFLAAILPSMAWAFTRGFWLFMLVVTLTGLFLAGRQWELFFSTLTRSFSVEGAMALALAITVSKVVHEFGHILAAKRYGCSVPSVGVAFLVMWPVLYSDVTGVWKLPERKQRLAVGVAGMAAELVLASWATLLWNFLPDGPARSAAFFLATSGWTLTLMVNLSPFLRFDAYYMLSDWIEVQNLHARSGTLGRWWLRELLLGLGEPDPEPDLHPIRSFLILFAYLSWIYRLILFLSIALLVYYYFFKLLGVALMLVEVGWFIVRPVFLELGVWWRLRQRLHINLHTLLTALAVGGLIFFLLHPWQHRIEVPALLRPEHPPGLYAPVPARLDAWEVTRGDVVRPGQVLARLSSPDLAHEIRRTQTEITLLRQQLSLHAIQVDLLDQRRDIRQKLHARLAENQGFLRQQGQLTLVASTAGQVVHRLEHLHPGDWVGTNEPLLELAHFHRWVIEAYVEETRRDQILFGGEAKFFPEIGELPPVRARVMRVEGANAKQLHHPWLGSHLGGELPARANQQGEAIPLTAVYQVLLEPVAFPDHGMIHILRGTAHLPGEPLSILGALYRTAHSAFVRESGF from the coding sequence ATGACCACCCTCCCACCTTTGCGGGAGGAGCTCCACCTCTTTCCTGGCCCGCGCACCCGCGCCCATGCCCCGACATGGACCATTCACGATCCGGCCAGCAACCACTATTTTCGCATTGGTTGGCGTGAGTTTGAGATTCTCTCCCGTTGGAACATGGGCGGGGCCGAACAGATTGCAGCACGCACGTCACTGGAAACGCCCCTGCATGTGCGGGCGGAACAGGTTTTGGAGGTGGCCCGGTTTTTGACGGCCCACAATCTGGTGCGCATCCAGGGCAGATCCGATTTGGCCCGTTTGCGGCGACAATCCGCAGGGACAAAGCAGGGTTGGTTGCAGGTTTTATTTCACGCCTACCTTTTTTTCCGGATACCTTTGTTGCGACCGGACCGTTTTCTGGCCGCCATTCTGCCCTCCATGGCATGGGCTTTCACGCGGGGATTCTGGCTTTTCATGCTGGTCGTGACCCTGACCGGCCTGTTTCTGGCAGGCCGCCAGTGGGAGCTTTTTTTTTCCACCCTGACGAGAAGCTTTTCCGTGGAGGGCGCCATGGCTCTGGCCTTGGCTATTACGGTATCCAAGGTTGTACACGAATTTGGGCACATACTGGCTGCCAAACGGTATGGTTGCTCTGTTCCATCCGTTGGGGTGGCCTTTCTGGTGATGTGGCCGGTGCTCTATTCGGATGTGACGGGGGTGTGGAAACTTCCGGAGCGAAAGCAACGGCTCGCTGTCGGCGTGGCCGGGATGGCCGCCGAGCTGGTTTTGGCCTCCTGGGCCACCTTGCTGTGGAATTTTCTGCCGGATGGACCTGCCCGCAGTGCGGCCTTTTTTTTGGCCACCAGCGGTTGGACCCTGACCTTGATGGTCAACCTCAGCCCCTTTTTGCGTTTCGATGCCTATTACATGCTCTCGGACTGGATCGAGGTACAAAATCTCCATGCCCGCTCCGGGACTTTGGGACGTTGGTGGCTGCGCGAGCTGCTGTTGGGGTTGGGGGAACCGGATCCCGAACCCGACTTGCACCCGATCCGTTCATTTTTGATCCTTTTCGCGTATCTTTCCTGGATCTACCGGCTGATTTTGTTCTTGAGCATCGCCCTGCTGGTTTACTACTATTTTTTCAAACTCTTGGGAGTGGCTCTGATGTTGGTGGAAGTGGGTTGGTTCATTGTGCGGCCCGTGTTTTTGGAGTTGGGGGTGTGGTGGCGGTTGCGCCAGCGTTTGCACATCAACCTGCATACCTTGTTGACTGCTTTGGCCGTTGGCGGATTGATCTTTTTTCTTCTGCACCCCTGGCAGCATCGCATCGAGGTTCCGGCCTTGTTGCGGCCCGAGCATCCTCCCGGCTTGTATGCACCTGTTCCAGCCCGTTTGGATGCCTGGGAGGTGACCCGGGGGGATGTTGTCCGACCGGGCCAGGTTCTGGCCCGACTCTCCTCGCCGGATCTTGCCCATGAGATCAGGCGGACACAGACGGAAATCACCCTGCTGCGTCAGCAACTCTCCCTGCATGCCATTCAGGTGGATCTGTTGGACCAGCGTCGGGATATTCGGCAAAAGTTGCATGCGCGCCTGGCGGAAAATCAGGGATTCCTTCGCCAGCAGGGGCAACTTACCCTGGTGGCGTCTACAGCGGGTCAGGTTGTCCATCGTCTGGAGCATCTGCACCCTGGCGATTGGGTTGGCACCAACGAGCCATTGTTGGAGTTGGCCCACTTTCACCGTTGGGTCATCGAGGCCTACGTGGAAGAGACGCGGCGCGACCAGATCCTGTTTGGCGGCGAAGCGAAATTTTTTCCGGAAATCGGCGAGCTTCCCCCTGTGAGAGCAAGGGTGATGCGTGTCGAGGGGGCCAATGCCAAGCAGTTGCACCATCCCTGGCTGGGTTCGCATCTGGGTGGTGAGTTGCCTGCCAGGGCCAACCAGCAAGGCGAGGCCATACCCCTTACGGCGGTCTATCAGGTTCTTCTCGAACCCGTCGCCTTCCCCGACCACGGCATGATCCATATCTTGCGCGGCACGGCGCACCTGCCTGGTGAACCCCTCAGCATTCTTGGCGCTCTGTATCGCACAGCCCACAGTGCTTTTGTGCGCGAGAGCGGGTTTTAG
- a CDS encoding FecR domain-containing protein: protein MKRVVRSILFCGSMGLILPVQASDGMVKTASGDVFIQHLGEKSPAKVGTPLDAKDVLETGADGAVGVTMKDNTRFSLGPNSRFVVEEFAFDPHAQRLALSGHMAAGTLTFNTGEIGKLDPKRIRLTTPLGSIGVRGTSILVHVPEP, encoded by the coding sequence ATGAAACGAGTTGTTCGCTCAATCCTTTTTTGTGGGTCAATGGGCCTGATTTTGCCGGTGCAAGCCTCGGATGGCATGGTCAAGACGGCTTCTGGGGACGTTTTTATCCAGCACCTTGGGGAAAAAAGTCCCGCCAAAGTGGGAACACCGCTGGATGCCAAGGATGTCCTGGAAACCGGCGCCGATGGCGCGGTGGGTGTCACCATGAAGGACAATACTCGTTTTTCCCTGGGTCCGAACAGCCGTTTCGTCGTCGAGGAGTTTGCCTTCGATCCGCACGCCCAGCGTCTGGCGCTCTCGGGTCATATGGCGGCGGGCACCTTGACATTCAACACCGGCGAGATTGGTAAACTGGATCCCAAACGCATCCGACTGACAACCCCGCTGGGGTCCATCGGAGTGCGGGGAACGTCCATACTCGTCCATGTTCCCGAGCCTTGA
- a CDS encoding OmpA family protein — protein MRSMSRLSMGMLALAFLFGCAKPEQIVLLPDDDGHVGKAIVETTSGTVTLDKANEGTRISKATEEPAAPNVVPDNEIEARYAAAMAAKSRKPVKFILYYQTGGTALVPSSQAKLPEILSTLKSWVSPEVAVVGHTDTVGAEDANHRLALDRAKMVHGLLLGIGIPASAIEVTSHGEKNLLVQTADELPEPRNRRVEVSIR, from the coding sequence ATGAGATCCATGTCACGTTTGTCGATGGGCATGTTGGCTTTAGCCTTTCTCTTTGGCTGTGCAAAACCGGAACAGATCGTGCTGCTACCCGACGATGATGGCCATGTGGGCAAGGCCATCGTTGAGACGACATCCGGTACCGTGACCCTCGACAAGGCCAACGAAGGAACCCGGATCAGCAAAGCGACGGAAGAACCTGCCGCGCCAAATGTAGTGCCCGATAACGAGATTGAAGCGCGTTACGCCGCCGCCATGGCGGCCAAATCACGCAAACCGGTCAAGTTTATCCTTTACTACCAGACTGGTGGCACCGCCCTGGTGCCCTCGTCCCAGGCCAAATTGCCGGAAATTCTCTCCACCCTGAAGAGCTGGGTATCCCCCGAAGTTGCCGTCGTTGGCCATACCGACACGGTCGGCGCCGAAGATGCCAACCATCGGCTGGCCCTGGATCGCGCCAAAATGGTGCACGGGCTGCTCCTGGGCATTGGCATTCCCGCCTCCGCCATCGAAGTTACCTCCCACGGCGAGAAAAACCTCCTGGTGCAAACAGCGGACGAACTCCCTGAGCCGCGCAACCGGCGCGTCGAGGTGTCGATCCGCTGA
- a CDS encoding HlyD family efflux transporter periplasmic adaptor subunit has translation MTEAQQKGAVDSLQGRLRSLGSLLELGKMARDAPDDEALGFVLVNETHLLTPYRQAILWRRISPGRGEVVAISGLFRVDPQTPFVAWSSRLCATLDRDADAAQVRVIAPDTLPEADQAAWAEWLPAELLWLPLSVSSGARPGGLLLAREAPWSPVEQELLAVLAESYAHAWLALHPHHRVQLGPFPDIRRLPLLVLAAVVVGALALPVDLSVLAPAEVVPIDPVVVRSPQDGVIDQFLVRPNRMVKSGDILFTLDDTNLRNRQDVARTEMESAQQEYRQEAQRAVLDADSKTRLALLQGRVEQRRTEVTHVENLLERTRVRASRDGMALFEDVNDWLGRPVAVGERVLTLANPAATELEIHLPVPDAVRLEPNAEVKFFSNNQPEQPLPAHLVEAAFRPTSAPEGFLIYRLTARFPNELTPPRIGLRGTARVVGQEVSLFHFLLRRPLAALRRMTGI, from the coding sequence GTGACCGAGGCCCAGCAAAAGGGAGCGGTGGACTCTTTGCAAGGTCGGCTGCGGAGCCTGGGGTCTCTCCTTGAACTGGGCAAGATGGCCCGTGACGCTCCCGATGACGAGGCCCTGGGTTTTGTGCTGGTCAACGAGACCCATCTGCTGACCCCCTACCGTCAGGCCATTTTGTGGCGGCGCATCTCACCCGGTCGTGGTGAGGTGGTGGCCATTTCTGGACTTTTCCGCGTCGATCCCCAGACGCCATTTGTGGCCTGGTCAAGCCGGCTTTGCGCCACTTTGGACCGGGATGCCGATGCTGCCCAGGTGCGGGTCATTGCCCCGGATACCCTGCCGGAAGCAGACCAGGCGGCCTGGGCCGAATGGCTGCCGGCGGAACTTCTCTGGTTGCCTTTGAGCGTCTCCTCCGGTGCGCGTCCGGGGGGGTTGTTGTTGGCCCGGGAGGCGCCTTGGAGTCCGGTCGAGCAGGAGTTGTTGGCCGTTCTGGCCGAGAGTTATGCCCATGCCTGGCTGGCTTTGCACCCGCATCATCGTGTGCAGCTGGGGCCGTTTCCTGACATACGCCGCCTTCCCCTCCTGGTTTTGGCGGCTGTTGTGGTTGGGGCGCTCGCCCTTCCTGTCGATCTTTCGGTCCTGGCGCCGGCTGAAGTCGTTCCCATCGATCCTGTCGTGGTGCGGTCCCCCCAGGATGGTGTCATCGACCAGTTTTTGGTGCGCCCCAACCGCATGGTCAAGAGTGGTGATATTCTGTTCACCCTGGACGACACCAACCTGCGTAACCGCCAGGATGTGGCGCGCACCGAAATGGAGTCGGCCCAGCAGGAGTATCGTCAGGAGGCGCAAAGGGCGGTCCTTGATGCGGATAGCAAGACCCGTTTGGCATTACTCCAGGGGCGTGTCGAGCAACGCCGGACCGAAGTGACCCATGTCGAGAACCTGCTGGAGCGCACCCGTGTGCGGGCCAGCCGGGACGGCATGGCCCTGTTTGAGGATGTCAACGATTGGTTGGGGCGTCCTGTCGCGGTGGGGGAGCGCGTTCTGACCCTGGCCAATCCGGCGGCCACGGAGCTGGAGATCCACCTCCCCGTTCCTGACGCTGTTCGCCTGGAACCCAACGCCGAGGTCAAATTTTTCAGCAACAATCAACCTGAGCAACCGTTACCCGCGCATCTTGTCGAAGCGGCCTTTCGTCCGACCTCCGCTCCGGAGGGGTTCTTGATCTATCGGCTGACGGCACGTTTTCCCAATGAGTTGACACCGCCGCGCATAGGTTTGCGTGGCACGGCCCGGGTTGTCGGGCAGGAGGTGTCCCTTTTCCACTTCCTGCTGCGCCGTCCCCTGGCAGCCCTGCGGCGCATGACCGGGATTTGA
- a CDS encoding TolC family protein, whose amino-acid sequence MFCVSGKGWLGLLSSVDCWLVQMSVAKTSLPLVVRLLIGSALLMVSAGCVVKPQALTEAEQMQLVQADQTKMFQNQDPIPDTLTIYDAMARAIKYNLDHRLKLMEGLLSSNQLDLTRAELLPNLVTSAGYSSRSNAAASSSQSVQNGTLSLESSTSQNRDQEQIDLSLTWNVLDFGVSYFRARQEADRLLITEERRRKVIQNLIREIRYAFWRAWGAQSLAQEIGVTLKEADAGLSALQRIEDERLRPPLEILRYRRSILEAVVQLEKLRDDLAMAHVELAPLMNMPPGVSYKLAAEEPVLTVFPTDLPLEALERLALRNRPELREENYQARISVEETRKTLARLFPGLEMSLTGNHDSNTFLVNQSWAEAGLHISWNLINLATAPRRLEWAKAQESVTDTRRLALHMAILSQIHIAWRQYLTALQQYRRAMDLSTIDREILRHVTTQQDQAAEGRLEQVRNRVKVVLTRLQQHQALAQLENALGQLQVAVGADPIPPNVKEGDLGALSREIEKNLAEWDQALVQGQIPARPDMPGKVPVAPQGSDTAPGMGDHAVVGADAPDRPGDGADTPVQPVAATDTSGQTGFPGAMQGVSDMHSKPVDAWPLTGSSSVTASRMLPGSPARPAKVQPQAAGFWRAVTIERVRQLLKKGGDRPPAGTSTREMPRLVPEREGRAPFLSEVRFVMLSGVQRPPPD is encoded by the coding sequence ATGTTTTGCGTGTCTGGCAAGGGTTGGCTTGGTTTGCTCTCTTCGGTTGATTGTTGGTTGGTGCAGATGTCCGTTGCCAAAACATCTCTTCCCCTCGTGGTGCGTTTGTTGATCGGGTCGGCCCTGCTGATGGTGTCGGCTGGGTGTGTCGTGAAACCCCAGGCCTTGACCGAGGCCGAGCAAATGCAGCTTGTCCAGGCGGACCAGACCAAAATGTTCCAGAATCAGGATCCCATCCCGGATACCCTGACCATCTACGATGCCATGGCGCGTGCCATCAAATACAACCTCGACCACCGCCTCAAGCTGATGGAAGGGTTGCTTTCCAGCAACCAGCTTGACCTGACTCGGGCCGAGCTGCTCCCCAACCTGGTGACCTCGGCTGGGTATTCGAGCCGTTCCAATGCAGCGGCCTCCAGCAGTCAATCGGTGCAGAACGGCACCCTCTCCCTGGAATCCTCCACCTCCCAGAATCGGGATCAGGAACAGATCGATCTCTCCCTGACCTGGAATGTTTTGGATTTTGGTGTCAGTTATTTTCGTGCCCGGCAGGAGGCTGATCGCTTGCTGATCACCGAGGAGCGGCGGCGCAAGGTGATCCAAAATTTGATCCGGGAGATTCGTTATGCCTTTTGGCGGGCCTGGGGGGCGCAGAGCCTTGCCCAGGAGATCGGCGTAACCTTGAAGGAGGCGGACGCCGGTCTGAGCGCCTTGCAACGCATCGAAGATGAGCGCCTGCGCCCCCCTCTGGAGATTCTGCGCTATCGGCGCTCCATCCTGGAGGCGGTGGTGCAGTTGGAAAAACTTCGGGATGATTTGGCCATGGCCCATGTCGAGTTGGCGCCATTGATGAACATGCCCCCGGGGGTTTCCTACAAGTTGGCCGCCGAAGAGCCGGTGTTGACTGTGTTTCCGACCGACCTGCCGCTGGAGGCCCTGGAGCGGCTTGCCTTGCGCAACCGTCCCGAGCTTCGCGAGGAGAACTACCAGGCCCGCATCAGCGTCGAAGAGACTCGCAAGACCCTGGCCCGGCTTTTTCCGGGTCTGGAGATGAGCCTGACCGGCAACCATGACAGCAACACCTTCCTGGTCAACCAGAGTTGGGCTGAGGCGGGTTTGCATATTTCGTGGAACCTGATCAATCTGGCGACAGCCCCCAGGCGGCTGGAGTGGGCCAAGGCGCAGGAGTCGGTCACCGACACGCGGCGCCTGGCTCTGCACATGGCCATATTGAGCCAGATTCATATTGCCTGGCGGCAGTATCTGACGGCGTTGCAACAATATCGTCGGGCCATGGATCTCAGCACCATCGACCGGGAGATTCTGCGCCATGTGACCACGCAACAGGATCAGGCCGCCGAGGGGCGCCTGGAGCAGGTGCGCAACCGGGTGAAGGTCGTCCTGACCCGTTTGCAACAGCATCAGGCTTTGGCCCAATTGGAGAACGCCCTGGGGCAATTGCAGGTGGCCGTTGGTGCCGATCCCATTCCTCCGAACGTGAAGGAGGGTGATCTGGGTGCCTTGAGCCGGGAGATCGAAAAAAATCTGGCCGAATGGGACCAGGCGCTGGTGCAAGGGCAGATACCGGCCAGGCCGGATATGCCAGGAAAGGTGCCCGTCGCGCCACAGGGTTCCGACACGGCGCCCGGCATGGGTGACCACGCAGTGGTTGGGGCGGATGCCCCCGACCGGCCCGGTGATGGGGCTGATACGCCGGTCCAACCCGTTGCCGCGACCGACACATCCGGGCAAACCGGTTTCCCCGGCGCCATGCAAGGCGTGTCCGACATGCACAGCAAGCCGGTCGATGCATGGCCTCTGACCGGTTCTTCCTCCGTGACTGCGAGCCGCATGTTGCCTGGGTCTCCCGCCAGGCCCGCGAAGGTGCAGCCACAGGCGGCAGGTTTTTGGCGGGCGGTCACGATCGAACGGGTTCGACAGCTTTTGAAAAAAGGGGGGGACCGCCCTCCTGCGGGAACGTCGACCAGGGAAATGCCGCGCCTCGTTCCAGAGAGGGAGGGGCGGGCGCCCTTTCTTTCGGAGGTCCGCTTCGTTATGCTGAGCGGGGTGCAACGCCCTCCTCCCGACTGA